A single Phoenix dactylifera cultivar Barhee BC4 chromosome 1, palm_55x_up_171113_PBpolish2nd_filt_p, whole genome shotgun sequence DNA region contains:
- the LOC103701462 gene encoding transcription factor GTE7-like, which produces MASALLASRNEPYWGDRKVYMRKTPNSNPNSRAVTNPNPNPNARDHVSDHTGQFHPLEPEEVPASVAAVSDDSSSFNRKCINLNHRRDSASYITFNISNYSKTELRELKRRLASELEQVRSLSSRIESREFQSSARSAGFSSSGIYCGGREVTSLAAAALHQNHVQPPDSQAARSSDLFSTKEKKISGNKTLLPVVSPREAKRLAAAPGSEKLRSAMMKKCGQILTKLMKHKKGIWFNSPVDVVGMGLHDYFQIIKHPMDLGTVKSKLNKGLYPSPLEFAADIRLTFNNALLYNPEGHEVHKLADQFLRLFEGLFRPSYEKYEKQQSTIAREEEEGHRVVSWSRPPVVESAMRPEPVVPMILPPALNPTPMPTPSALPPVQAKQPQLLPQPQQHPVVGRMMMGKQPKPKATYPKKRPMSLEEKTKLSLGLQSLPQEKMSQVLQIVRKRNADPAQQGDEIELDIETMDMVTLWELDRFLYNCKKMMSKIKRQDMASHLISAGPPATMVNTEGGDRSPVAVETPEAEAAKKSKKADTVEEDVDIGDEMPCTNYPSVEIEKDAGCASSSSSSSSGSSSSSDSDSGSSSECDSDRDDAQSPAVGLRSPRN; this is translated from the exons ATGGCGTCTGCTCTCCTGGCCAGCCGAAATGAGCCGTACTGGGGAGACAGAAAGGTTTATATGAGGAAAACCCCGAATTCTAACCCTAACTCAAGAGCTGTGACGAACCCTAATCCTAATCCTAACGCCAGAGACCATGTTTCCGACCATACGGGCCAGTTCCACccactggagccggaggaggtgCCGGCGTCCGTGGCCGCGGTGTCGGACGACTCGTCGTCCTTTAACCGGAAATGCATCAACCTCAACCACCGGCGTGATTCGGCCAGCTACATCACGTTCAACATCTCGAACTACTCGAAGACGGAGCTGAGGGAGCTCAAGAGGCGCCTGGCTTCGGAGCTGGAGCAGGTCCGGAGCCTGAGCAGCCGGATCGAATCCAGAGAGTTCCAGTCTTCCGCCAGATCCGCTGGCTTCAGTTCATCGGGGATCTACTGCGGTGGCCGGGAGGTCACCTCCTTGGCCGCGGCAGCCTTGCATCAGAACCACGTCCAGCCTCCTGATTCACAGGCAGCCAGATCTTCCGATCTCTTCTCgaccaaggagaagaagatCTCCGGAAACAAGACCTTGCTGCCGGTGGTCTCTCCCAGGGAGGCAAAGCGGCTGGCGGCAGCGCCAGGTTCAGAGAAGCTCCGCTCTGCCATGATGAAGAAGTGTGGCCAGATCTTGACGAAGCTGATGAAGCACAAGAAGGGCATCTGGTTCAATTCCCCTGTGGATGTGGTGGGCATGGGCCTCCATGACTACTTCCAGATCATCAAGCACCCCATGGACCTTGGTACTGTGAAATCTAAGCTCAACAAAGGTCTCTACCCGTCGCCATTGGAGTTTGCTGCTGACATCAGATTGACCTTTAACAATGCCCTTCTCTACAATCCAGAAGGCCATGAAGTGCATAAGCTCGCTGATCAGTTCCTCCGGCTCTTTGAGGGGCTGTTTCGCCCTTCGTACGAGAAGTATGAGAAGCAGCAGAGCACCATTGccagggaggaagaggagggccaTAGGGTCGTTTCCTGGTCTCGTCCTCCTGTTGTCGAGAGTGCAATGAGACCTGAGCCGGTCGTTCCTATGATACTGCCACCAGCTCTGAATCCAACTCCAATGCCAACTCCATCTGCACTGCCTCCTGTTCAAGCTAAGCAGCCGCAGCTGCTGCCCCAGCCCCAGCAGCATCCGGTCGTTGGTAGAATGATGATGGGGAAGCAACCAAAGCCAAAGGCGACATACCCAAAGAAGCGACCAATGAGCTTGGAGGAGAAGACGAAGCTGAGCCTGGGGCTCCAGAGCCTGCCCCAGGAGAAGATGTCCCAGGTGCTGCAAATCGTGAGGAAGAGGAATGCGGATCCTGCACAGCAGGGGGATGAGATAGAGTTGGACATTGAGACAATGGACATGGTGACCCTTTGGGAACTCGATCGGTTCCTGTACAATTGCAAGAAGATGATGAGCAAGATCAAGCGGCAGGACATGGCCAGCCACCTGATCTCTGCTGGTCCACCTGCGACCATGGTTAACACCGAAGGCGGTGACAGG TCTCCAGTGGCAGTAGAGACACCAGAGGCAGAAGCGGCGAAGAAGAGCAAGAAGGCGGACACAGTTGAGGAGGATGTTGATATTGGTGATGAGATGCCGTGCACCAATTATCCCTCTGTGGAGATTGAGAAGGATGCTGGTTGTGCCAGCAGCTCCAGCAGCTCCAGCAGCGGCTCTTCATCGTCAAGTG ATTCAGATTCGGGTAGCTCATCAGAGTGCGATTCCGATCGAGATGATGCACAGTCTCCTGCTGTAGGCTTGAGATCTCCGAGAAACTAA